The Panthera leo isolate Ple1 chromosome D1, P.leo_Ple1_pat1.1, whole genome shotgun sequence region ctactcaacacatctccgaaggcaagggaaataaaagcaaaaatgaactattgaggaCTTATTAAGATAGAaaccttctgcacaacaaaggaaacaatcgacaaaactaaaagccaactgacaaataggaaaagatatttgcaaatgacatataggatacagggttagtatacaaaatctataaagaacttaccaaactcaacacatgaaaaacaaataatccagtgaagaaatcggcagaaggcatgaatagacacgtttccaaagaagatatccagatggccaacagacacattaaaagatgctcaacatcactcatcatccgagaaatacaaatcaaaaccacatcgagataccacctcacacaagtcagagtggttaaaattaacaactcaggaaacaacagatgttggtgaggatgtggagaaacgggaaccccttgcactgttggtggcaatgcacaATGTtagagccactatggaaaacagtgtgggggttcctgaaaaattaaaaatggaactaccctatgacccagcaatagcactagtaggaatttacccaaatgaCAGAGGAATTCTGATTCATAAGGGAaagtgtaccccaatgtttacggcagtgctttcaacaatagccactcatggagagagcccaaatgtttatcaacagatgaatggataaagatgtgacttatatatacaatggaataccgcctggcaatgagaaagaaggaaatcttgccatttgcaacaatgtgaatggaactggagggtattatgccatgtgaaataagtcagtcaaagaaagacagatatcatatgctttcattcatatgtggaacttgagaaacttaacagacaatgatgggggaaggaaaggggaaaattagttacaaacagagagggagtcaaagCATGAGAGGCTCttaacacagagaacaaactgagggttgatggggggggtgtgtaggagaggggaaaatggtgaTGGGCcctgaagagggcacttgttgtctgggtattgtatgtaagcgatgaatcacggggaTGTACCACCAAAACCAAGCCCACACAGTATACCCTTTATGATAgctaaattgacaataaattgcatttaaaaataaataaacaaataaataaactttaaaaaaacattaaaaacaatgatggGCTTCCTAAATACTGTCTTTTAACCTTAACTAAAACGTTGTGTAGAATATGATTACGACCGGTTTTACGCAATATCCTTCATCAGTATTGTATAtaattgtgttttattcatttgtatctCTTTCTAGTTTACCTCTGTGTTAAGAATCAGAATCACTTCTCAATTTAATTTGATAAGAATTTGCTACTATGAATGATGCAAAGatgggcatctttttttttttaagtttatttatttttgagagagagaaggtgagagcacacgtggaggaggggcagaggaaggtggagacacagactctgaagcaggctccaggctccttgcCAACAGCACAGACGCTGTTGCTAAAGGcactgatgcggggttcaaacccacaaaccgtgacgtcatgacctgccccaaagtcagacgtttaaccgactgagccactcaggcaccccaaagatgaGCATTCTTGGAGATGTTCCCTGGCACACATATGGTTGGAGTTTTGCTGGTACACACCTAGGGGTACAATTCTCCAAGAAGGATTCTTTAGCTATCTGCCAAAATAGTGTACCCATTCGCATCTGAGCGTCGGGTGACAGGTCCCATGGCTCCAGATATTTTACACATGGGATAggattagtcttttttttttgtctttttgatgagtGTATCATTGTGATATTATGATatgaataagaaatacatattgatCTCTGCCTCTGACTACCaacacaggttttgtttttgaagatatCATCATGCAATAATCACTGACAGGCATTTATTTTAACGTTGTTCACTTTTACAATcttaaatttatccatttttgtgtCTATTGTTGAAGGcctttttaataagttttttttaagtgtatttactttgagaggaagagacagcaggggagggtgagagagagagagagaaacactcccaagcaggctccacactatcagcatggagaccaacgtggggctcaaactcagaaaccatgagatcctgacctgagccaaaatctagaatcGGAagtaacccagtgagccacccaggtgccccaaggccttttaattagttttataagaaattactataaatattatatatcccgaatccttctatttttaattttttaatttttatttaattttgagatagagagagacagaccttgagcaaggggaggggtagagaaggagaCATAATCCTATGCAGGccaaaggctctgagctgtgagcacagatccCAAACCCAGGagcactgagatcatgacctgagcccaagtcagacattcaaacaattgagccacccaggcacccctcccgaCTCCTTTTGGTTCATAAgaaaaatctgttctttctttcttttcctttgtttcatgtttcatttaaattccagtcagttaacatacagtgtactattagtttcagcaatagaatttagtgatgccTCACTtacatatcaaaaataaaagatgatttgGCAGATATTGAAATTTCTCTTCTGGATTCTATCAGACATTCGGTAACAATAAGAAAGGGAGTAATGCAAGAATTTTCTTTGTGTGaacttttatgttttctgcctacaaagttattatttttttgtaagttacATGATACATTCTCTTTGTAATAAATCCAAACTGCAAAAAAATGATTAAGACTCAGGAATCATTTGAAATCCTAACACTGTCAGGAagccaatattttcttctgttccacAGCCTCCTGGATACTAAGTGGGCTAATGGGCATCACAATCACTACCACTGGCACATGCAAACTGTTGTATGACATTACGAAATGCTTaccttctctgtttttcaaaaatagttatattttatacatacatttacTTTCTCTCTCACATGTCAGGAAAGTTTGGAATTTCTTCAGTGAAGGGGCTCTAAAACATGGTCTAGAGAGGCTGTGTTGTATTGTATGGTGTTGACTGACAGCGCCTTCCCATTGCTTCCGGCTTTCTTTTGCACTGTGAAGAAACCTTTAAGAAACACGTCTGAAGAAACCTGTTTTCTCAAAATTCGTAAACAAACACAGGTATCAgattataaattacaaattaaatattataaatgagattgtcgCAATTGAAATAATTTGCGCTTCGATTTGTCAGAAGCTCTCAATCATTGGAAAAGAAGTTTACTTGAGACGATGTGAGGTTGCTATGATGATATTAATGAACGTTATTAGGGAATAAAATTAGGAGACACTTTTCTCTGTTGTCTCTACATGACAAGCATATAAGCAAATTCTTTCTGCAGTTGCAAGTATTTGAATCATATTAAAATCTTCGTTAGTAGTTTTCTTAGTGCTACCGTGATGTCTTTGTTCCTCAGAGTATATATAATGGGATTCAAAGTTGGGATCAAAACGgtgaagaaaagagagatcaATTTCCCAACTCTTTCAGATTGATTTGATTTCAGTTGTGTATAATTGATAGTAGCCGTTCCATAGAATAAGACGACAACTATCAGGTGAGAAGAAGAGGTGGAGAAGGCTTTAGCCCTCCCTTTGGCTGACGACAATTTCAGAATGCTGGAGATAATTTTGCCATAGGAGACAACAATCAACAGAAATGGAACCATGACAATTGCCACTGCAATTACATAGACCACAAATTCATTCACAAGTGTGTCCCCACAAGCTAGCTGGAGTACTGGGGGGATGTCACAGAAGAAATGGTTAATTGTGTTAGACCcacaaaagggcagagagaaaatctggCATGTTTGCCCAATTACAAATGGAAATACACTGATCCAGGAGACAGTCACCAGCTGGACACAGACCTTGTGGTTCATGATTAGAGGGTAGTGCAGAGGGTCACAAATGGCCAtgtagcggtcataggccatcactgTCAGGAGAAGACACTCTGAGCTTCcaaatgtgaggaaaaaaaacatttgtgcagcgcaggcaaagaaagaaatatttcctttctggGTCAATAGGTCCATGAGCATTCTGGGCATTGTGACTGTTACATAACAGATTTCTAAGAAGGAGAGAttgccaagaaaaaaatacatgggggTCTGGAGAGCAGAGTCAATTCTTGTTACCAATATTATGATGCTATTGCACATCAGGATAGTTAGGTAGATGACTAAAAATATCCCAAAAAGAGTCCAGTGGAGATTGGGAATATCAGAAAACCCCAAGAGAACAAATTCCATCAGTGTAGTAATATTTGAAATTCCTGTTTTTAATTGATTCTCCATCTGCAGACATAGTAAATGAAAGAGAGTTAGTCCATTAACATTTTCCAACCACATTCTCCTTCCTGTTAATTTCAGTAGATAcattaatgtatttatgtaaTCTCTTAAGTTATTTCTGCCATTGCTTTGCTCTGTTTCTAGGAGATGATATGTGaaatctcaaaaatgaacatataaTCTCTTAAAAtcaattcaagaaagaaaatccaaacatacatattttatagttGCATGTACGAATCCTAGAGACAATGAGAAGTATGCATTGAGACTTATAGCATATTGTGCAGGAACAATATGTAGTTATTGAACCCCTCTTATGACTGAATTATGATACAGgcttttttctattgtttttgtctgggttcatttgtgtgtgtgtgtgtattccatcTTGTTTCAAATCaaatcttttcctttaagatgTTGTCTAATTCTCATTCAGATGAGTTTTAAGTCTTCCCATTTATATTTCAATGAGAATCAATTACTTAAACCAACCCTTTGTTCCTGTgggaataaatatatgtattattattcgACTTTATGTACCTCTCCCATCACTCCTGCTAAATACTGAAAGCATTAATCCTATCCCATCCATAACCTTCCCTATTAACACATCCTATGCAATGCATGACGAATATCAATTAACCTTTAATTCaatctagaaaaataaaccaTTCATCACACTGCTTTCCATATAATCCTTTTTATCTATGTAAGATTTTATGATCCACTgtcatataatttaatattgttGTCTAACATCAGGCAATTAACAATACTTAACAATTCTACTATACTTTATAGATGTTTGGTCTCCAGATTTCCCcctaaaatattatgttttcctACTTCATCAAATCTAATAAtagaaatagttttcaaaatgacattaagtgaatcattttattataagtatcaatattattgttatttgacATATGTctaattttactttactttatcaTTAAGAAAGGCAAGAACTATATGGATTATGTTCAGTACGGCAAGGGTTCAGTGCAGGCTGCCTCAAAACATGCCACAATGGTAAAATGATGATTTTGTATTAAAGTTCCTAAAGAatgatttgtatggaaccacaaaagacctggaatagtctaatgttgaaaaagaaaaccaaagtgggaggcatcacaaccccagactttagcctctactacaaagctatagtcatcaagacagtatggtattggcacagaaacagacaaacggaccaatgggatagaatagagaacccagaattagacccacaaatgtatggccaactaatctttgacaaagcaagaaagagtctccaatggaaaaaagacagtctctttagcaaatgggcaaactggacagcaacatgcagaagaatgagactggactactttcttaaaccatacacaaaaataaaatcaaaatggttgaaagacttaaatgtgagacagaaaaccatcaaaaaccttgaggagaaaacaggtaacaactctttgacctcagtcacagcaacttcttactcgacacttctccaaaggcaagggaaataaaagcaaaaatgaactgttgggactgcatgaaaatacaaagcttctgcactgcaaaggaaacaatcgacaaaactaaaggtcaactgatggaatgggaaaagatatttgcaaatgatatattggatacagggttagtatacaaaatctataaagaacttaccaaactcaacacatgaaaaccaaataatccagtgaagaaatgggcagaaggcatgaatagacacatttccaaagaagacatccagatggccaacagacacatgaaaagatgctcaatatcactcatcgttaaggaaatacaaatcaaaaccacattgagatatcacctcacactagtcagagtgattaaaattaacaactcaggaaacaacagatgttggtgaggatgtagaaaaacaggaactctcttgcactatcagtgggaatgcaaactgatgcagccactctgggaaacagtgtagagcttcctcaaaaactaaaaatagaactaccctacgacccagcgatagcactactaggaatttatccaaaggccACAGGAGTGTTGACACGTAGGGGCACATGtttcccaatgtttacagcagtgctttcaacaatagccaaattatggaaagaacctaaatgtccatcaactgatgaatggataaagaagatgtggtttatatatacaatggaatactaattggctatgagaaagaatgaaatcttgccatttgcagcaatgtgcaccaaactggagggtattatgctaaatgaaataagtcaggcagagaaagatatcatatattttcattcgTATGTgcaacttgagaaacttaacagaaagaccacggaagggaagggaaggggaaaaatagttacaaacagagagggaaggaggcaaaccatgagagactatTCAGTGCAGAGAAGGAACTTAAGCTtgatggtggtgggggtggggcgggggagacgggaaaatgggtgatgggtattgaggagggcacttgttgggatgagctttGGGTATTGCATTTACACGATGAATCGCAGGAAtctcccccaaaaccaagagcaccctGTGTACACTGTATGTTTGCCAACTtaacaataagttatattaaaaaaaaaaaaaaaaaaaaagaaccagccaGTGCAAGAAGAACCCTCTGACACTTCCTCCTTTTGTCTCTGGAAACAGGAAATAAATTACCAGTGCGAAAGTGACCCTCCCTGTAccacaagagagagagacattcttATCTTCAGAAATAGAGAATTCGGGGTGGAATAAACCTGTTTGAACAAACCTTGCACCTTTTGCTATTTTACTACCCCAGCCCAAATTCTATTTGGAATTCCTCTGTCCAAAATGTGTAAAAGCAGGGTGCCTg contains the following coding sequences:
- the LOC122200588 gene encoding olfactory receptor 10AG1-like translates to MENQLKTGISNITTLMEFVLLGFSDIPNLHWTLFGIFLVIYLTILMCNSIIILVTRIDSALQTPMYFFLGNLSFLEICYVTVTMPRMLMDLLTQKGNISFFACAAQMFFFLTFGSSECLLLTVMAYDRYMAICDPLHYPLIMNHKVCVQLVTVSWISVFPFVIGQTCQIFSLPFCGSNTINHFFCDIPPVLQLACGDTLVNEFVVYVIAVAIVMVPFLLIVVSYGKIISSILKLSSAKGRAKAFSTSSSHLIVVVLFYGTATINYTQLKSNQSERVGKLISLFFTVLIPTLNPIIYTLRNKDITVALRKLLTKILI